One stretch of Amycolatopsis sp. NBC_00345 DNA includes these proteins:
- a CDS encoding ArsR/SmtB family transcription factor has translation MLRVHLDAEDLAHIRFAGAPAPVLETVLMVLELRNRPYPPGDDRPDWRIRAHSALSSGARPLVQLAPSPHRALYLDVLTNDAEQAFHVVRDTATSVHAENLTRIARMNVVPIPTWLNRYAEGDTDTLDALDRALRTFHATCLAQQWPSVTARFHDDIAHRVNALGTHGLAALLNALSPDLCLTGSTLVGRYPWERDVHLHGRGLVLMPSAFWTGHPLVTWDPQDQSQHVLIYPARPGRRSAGPGPSKGDALAVLVGSTRAAVLRTLAQPRTTSDLAGLAGISVSSASEHTTALRNAGLVTSHRLGQAVHHHLTRLGFSLLLQR, from the coding sequence GTGCTACGAGTGCATCTGGACGCCGAGGACCTGGCGCACATCCGTTTCGCCGGCGCGCCGGCACCGGTACTGGAAACGGTGTTGATGGTGCTGGAACTGCGGAATCGGCCGTATCCGCCCGGAGATGACCGACCGGACTGGCGCATTCGGGCGCATTCGGCCCTGTCGTCCGGCGCCCGGCCGCTGGTGCAGCTGGCGCCCTCCCCGCACCGCGCGCTTTACCTCGACGTCCTGACCAACGATGCGGAACAGGCGTTCCATGTCGTCCGCGACACCGCCACCTCGGTGCACGCCGAGAACCTGACCCGGATCGCGCGGATGAACGTCGTCCCCATCCCCACCTGGCTGAACCGCTACGCCGAAGGCGACACCGACACCCTCGACGCGCTGGACCGGGCGTTACGCACCTTCCACGCCACCTGCCTCGCACAGCAATGGCCGTCGGTGACCGCACGGTTCCACGACGACATCGCACACCGCGTGAACGCACTCGGCACGCACGGACTCGCCGCCCTGCTCAACGCGCTGAGCCCCGACCTGTGCCTGACCGGCTCGACGCTCGTCGGCCGCTACCCGTGGGAGCGGGACGTCCACCTCCACGGCCGTGGGCTGGTCCTGATGCCCTCCGCGTTCTGGACCGGCCATCCCCTCGTCACCTGGGACCCGCAGGACCAGTCGCAGCACGTGCTCATCTACCCCGCCCGCCCCGGCCGCCGGAGCGCCGGGCCGGGCCCGTCGAAGGGCGACGCGCTGGCCGTGCTGGTCGGCAGCACCCGCGCCGCCGTGCTCCGCACCCTCGCCCAGCCGAGGACCACCAGCGACCTCGCCGGCCTGGCCGGGATCAGTGTCTCGTCCGCCTCCGAGCACACCACTGCCCTGCGCAACGCCGGCCTGGTCACCAGTCACCGCCTCGGCCAGGCCGTACACCACCACCTCACCCGCCTGGGCTTCTCACTGCTGCTGCAGCGCTGA
- a CDS encoding TetR/AcrR family transcriptional regulator encodes MRGRVPPRPLSEIATAAARVFTEKGYKAAGISDVAAVLGLSHGALYTYADSKETLLSLAIRYLAEPETLDTMTIPVSMPGRAGIAGIGARPAAPPSVPALAAALRRRTRPAAEELGGIIDQLYGYVESNQRLLALVESCARDVPELAELHFVRGRRGLLDQLGDYLRRRIKSGHLRPVPDIPTSARFIVETIAWFAWHRHGDPDSLMLNDDDCRRTVRHLLLAAFRPSGPSLSGSAGGKENRGTDGNADRGS; translated from the coding sequence ATGCGCGGACGGGTACCGCCGCGGCCGTTGAGCGAGATAGCCACGGCCGCGGCGCGGGTGTTCACCGAGAAGGGCTACAAGGCGGCCGGGATTTCCGATGTGGCTGCCGTGCTCGGCCTGAGCCATGGTGCCCTCTACACCTACGCGGACAGCAAAGAAACCTTGCTGTCCTTGGCAATCCGGTACCTCGCCGAGCCGGAAACACTGGACACGATGACCATCCCGGTGTCGATGCCGGGCCGGGCCGGGATCGCCGGCATCGGCGCGCGGCCGGCGGCGCCCCCCAGCGTCCCGGCGCTGGCCGCCGCGCTCCGCCGACGCACCAGGCCGGCGGCCGAGGAACTCGGCGGGATCATCGATCAGCTGTACGGGTACGTCGAGAGCAACCAGCGACTGCTCGCGCTGGTCGAGAGCTGCGCGCGGGACGTTCCGGAACTGGCAGAGCTGCACTTCGTGCGGGGCCGGCGCGGACTGCTGGACCAGCTGGGCGATTACCTGCGGAGGCGCATCAAGTCCGGGCACCTGCGCCCGGTCCCGGACATTCCGACCTCGGCCCGGTTCATCGTGGAAACCATCGCCTGGTTCGCCTGGCACCGGCACGGCGACCCGGACTCGCTGATGCTCAACGACGACGACTGCCGGCGCACCGTGCGTCATCTGCTGCTGGCCGCATTCCGGCCGTCCGGTCCTTCACTGTCGGGATCTGCTGGGGGAAAGGAAAACCGTGGCACAGACGGTAACGCTGACCGAGGAAGCTGA
- a CDS encoding glycosyltransferase family 39 protein, translating to MAQTVTLTEEAEPGRACPRVAWRQVLLIAGVVAVVHLAVAARYGWHRDEFYYVITGRHPAWGYVDQPPLTPVLARLAAALPGGVLPLRILAIAAAAGCVLLAAKLAAELGGRRRAQLISAAAVAACPAYVAASALFGTTGTDQVFWLAVMVATARALRVGTIPAWLLAGLLAGLGLENKDTIAALLIGIALGLVITRRAVLRTPGPWLAAVPALLIALPNILWNASYGWPWPNVRMAAVLAGRQGSALTQVPELLLLLTGPPMLLLLMLGVRQLCATTGRPHRWLLVVAITAVTLVAVTAGKSYYAAPALPGLFAAGAVRVEAANTRHGRRRWPIAIGLTGVLAILIGLPVLPPKIASIATGSASPVLETYGWTDYVHQIVTVADRYPAGTTIFTSNYGEAGALTILGPSAGLRNPVGSGHNAYGFWGPPPGSDATVLCVGEFTPAYLHQYWSQVTEIAPLTMPDGLSNEETRLGAAIYLCRQPHGTWTQLWPSLKQLR from the coding sequence GTGGCACAGACGGTAACGCTGACCGAGGAAGCTGAACCCGGCAGAGCTTGCCCACGCGTGGCGTGGCGGCAGGTCCTGCTGATCGCCGGCGTGGTCGCGGTGGTCCACCTGGCCGTGGCCGCCCGCTACGGCTGGCATCGCGACGAGTTCTACTATGTGATCACCGGTCGCCACCCGGCCTGGGGCTATGTCGACCAGCCGCCGCTGACCCCGGTGCTGGCCCGGCTGGCCGCCGCGCTGCCCGGCGGCGTGCTGCCGCTGCGCATCCTGGCCATCGCGGCGGCGGCCGGCTGCGTGCTGCTGGCCGCGAAACTCGCCGCCGAACTCGGCGGGCGGCGGCGGGCTCAGCTCATCTCGGCCGCCGCGGTGGCGGCGTGCCCGGCATACGTGGCCGCCTCGGCGCTGTTCGGGACCACCGGCACCGACCAGGTGTTCTGGCTCGCGGTGATGGTCGCGACCGCGCGGGCGCTGCGGGTCGGCACGATCCCGGCCTGGCTGCTCGCCGGCCTGCTCGCCGGACTGGGCCTGGAAAACAAGGACACCATCGCCGCGCTGCTCATCGGCATCGCGCTCGGCCTGGTCATCACCCGGCGCGCGGTGCTGCGCACCCCCGGGCCGTGGCTGGCCGCGGTGCCGGCCTTGCTGATCGCGCTGCCGAACATCCTGTGGAACGCCTCCTACGGCTGGCCGTGGCCGAACGTCCGGATGGCCGCGGTGCTGGCCGGACGGCAGGGCAGCGCCCTCACCCAGGTGCCCGAACTGCTGCTCCTGCTGACCGGCCCGCCGATGCTCCTGCTGCTGATGCTCGGTGTGCGCCAGTTGTGCGCCACGACCGGACGGCCGCACCGGTGGCTGCTGGTGGTCGCGATCACCGCGGTGACGCTCGTCGCCGTCACCGCCGGCAAGAGCTACTACGCGGCCCCGGCGCTGCCTGGCCTGTTCGCGGCCGGCGCGGTGCGGGTGGAGGCCGCGAACACGCGGCACGGCCGGCGGCGATGGCCCATCGCCATCGGCCTCACCGGAGTGCTCGCGATCCTGATCGGACTGCCCGTGCTCCCGCCGAAAATCGCGAGCATCGCGACCGGCTCGGCCAGCCCGGTGCTGGAGACCTACGGCTGGACCGATTACGTGCACCAGATCGTCACGGTCGCGGACCGTTATCCGGCCGGCACGACGATCTTCACCAGCAACTACGGCGAGGCCGGCGCGCTGACCATCCTCGGACCCTCCGCGGGCCTGCGCAATCCAGTGGGCAGCGGCCACAACGCCTACGGATTCTGGGGCCCACCCCCGGGCAGCGACGCCACCGTGTTGTGCGTCGGCGAGTTCACGCCGGCCTACCTGCACCAGTACTGGTCACAGGTGACGGAGATCGCCCCGCTCACCATGCCGGACGGCCTGTCGAACGAGGAGACCCGGCTGGGCGCGGCCATCTACCTGTGCCGGCAGCCGCACGGCACCTGGACGCAACTCTGGCCCAGCCTGAAACAACTGCGCTGA
- a CDS encoding SDR family NAD(P)-dependent oxidoreductase — protein MSEQTIALVTGANKGIGYEIAAGLGALGWSVGVGARDEQRREDAVAKLRAAGADAFGVPIDVTDDASVAAAAALVEERAGRLDVLVNNAGIAGAWPDQPSAVTPENLRAVVETNVIGVVRVINTMLPLLRRSGHPRIVNQSSHVASLALQTAPDVDFGGASGAYSPSKTFLNAVTVQYAKEFGDTIKINNVCPGYVATDLNAFHGTSTPAEGAKAAIRLATLPDDGPTGGLFDAAGTVPW, from the coding sequence ATGAGCGAACAGACGATTGCACTGGTCACCGGTGCGAACAAGGGCATCGGCTACGAGATCGCCGCCGGTCTCGGCGCGCTGGGCTGGAGCGTCGGTGTCGGGGCCCGTGACGAGCAACGCCGGGAGGACGCCGTGGCGAAGCTGCGCGCGGCCGGCGCCGACGCGTTCGGCGTGCCGATCGACGTGACCGACGACGCGAGTGTCGCCGCCGCCGCGGCCCTCGTCGAGGAACGTGCGGGACGGCTCGACGTGCTGGTCAACAACGCCGGCATCGCCGGGGCGTGGCCGGACCAGCCCTCGGCCGTGACCCCCGAGAACCTGCGGGCCGTGGTGGAGACCAACGTGATCGGCGTCGTCCGGGTCATCAACACCATGCTGCCGCTGCTGCGCCGCTCCGGGCACCCGCGCATCGTCAACCAGTCCAGCCACGTCGCGTCGCTGGCCCTGCAGACCGCCCCGGACGTCGACTTCGGCGGGGCCAGCGGGGCCTACTCGCCGTCGAAGACGTTCCTCAACGCGGTCACCGTCCAGTACGCCAAGGAATTCGGCGACACCATCAAGATCAACAATGTCTGCCCCGGTTACGTCGCGACCGACCTCAACGCGTTCCACGGAACCAGCACACCCGCGGAGGGCGCCAAGGCCGCCATCCGGCTCGCCACGCTGCCGGACGACGGGCCGACCGGAGGACTCTTCGACGCCGCCGGGACCGTGCCCTGGTAA
- a CDS encoding LysR family transcriptional regulator, which yields METRELQCFVAVAEELHFGRAAERLGIAQPPLSRTIARLERRLGVALLERTSRKVSLTEAGSVLLAEGRVILGAVAAAERHTQRAATSRPTLVLAAKAGAGGELLAKLLDAYAAEPDAAAVDLLLCESQPHQPLHDGRADVALLHQPFDPTAGLDTEVLIAEGQIAILPTSHPLAVRPHVRLAEVTALPDLPLARWPGPDGTYPEGPGAEVHNQTQLFQLIALGRTTVVMPESTRANLLEGLAAVPVLDAPTVTTVIAWPPHSRSQALAALVRVATRL from the coding sequence GTGGAGACGCGGGAGCTGCAATGCTTCGTCGCGGTCGCCGAGGAACTGCACTTCGGCCGGGCCGCCGAGCGGCTGGGCATCGCCCAGCCGCCGCTGTCGCGCACGATCGCCCGGCTCGAGCGGCGGCTCGGCGTCGCGTTGCTGGAACGCACCAGCCGCAAGGTCTCGCTCACCGAAGCCGGGTCGGTGCTGCTGGCCGAAGGCCGCGTGATCCTCGGCGCGGTGGCCGCGGCCGAGCGGCACACCCAGCGCGCCGCGACGAGCCGGCCCACCCTCGTCCTGGCCGCGAAGGCCGGAGCGGGCGGCGAACTGCTGGCGAAACTGCTCGACGCGTACGCCGCCGAACCGGACGCCGCCGCCGTCGACCTGTTGCTCTGCGAATCCCAGCCGCACCAGCCCCTGCACGACGGCCGGGCCGACGTGGCACTGCTGCACCAGCCCTTCGACCCGACGGCCGGGCTCGACACGGAAGTCCTGATCGCCGAAGGCCAGATCGCCATCCTGCCCACGTCACATCCACTGGCGGTCCGGCCGCACGTCCGGCTGGCGGAGGTCACCGCGTTGCCGGATCTCCCGCTCGCCCGCTGGCCCGGACCCGATGGCACCTACCCCGAGGGCCCCGGCGCGGAAGTGCACAACCAGACGCAGCTGTTCCAGCTGATCGCGCTCGGCCGCACCACCGTGGTCATGCCCGAGTCCACCCGCGCCAACCTGCTCGAAGGCCTGGCCGCCGTGCCGGTCCTGGACGCACCGACCGTGACGACGGTCATCGCCTGGCCGCCACACAGCCGCTCTCAAGCACTCGCCGCATTGGTCCGGGTGGCCACCCGCCTCTGA
- a CDS encoding MerR family transcriptional regulator, with translation MIPDPRETPAPGSGGADKFDDDQYPAYTMGRAAEMIGATQGFLRSLDEAGFLAPQRSAGGHRRYSRHQLRLAARVRELVDHGTGLDAACRIVTLEDQLHDAQRENTELRSAD, from the coding sequence ATGATTCCTGACCCACGCGAGACCCCCGCTCCCGGTTCGGGCGGGGCCGACAAGTTCGACGACGACCAATACCCCGCCTACACGATGGGCCGGGCCGCCGAGATGATCGGCGCGACGCAGGGGTTCCTGCGCAGCCTCGACGAGGCCGGGTTCCTGGCGCCGCAGCGCTCCGCCGGCGGGCACCGGCGCTACTCCCGCCACCAGCTCCGCCTCGCCGCGCGCGTGCGGGAACTGGTCGACCACGGCACCGGCCTCGACGCCGCCTGCCGCATCGTCACCCTCGAAGACCAGCTCCACGACGCCCAGCGCGAGAACACCGAACTCCGCTCCGCCGACTGA
- a CDS encoding GntR family transcriptional regulator, with translation MTKSGGATRTDGIHQALRADILAGRLVPGDRLKFPDLADRYQVSVGATREALTRLVAEGLVMARPRQGYLVRPLSHHDLAELTQARAEIESLVLGLSVREGDMRWEADAVAAHHLLERAPYRDPADPDHLSDEWSQAHAAFHHALLAGCRNQRLLDAARSLRQEAELYRQWSVSLGNEPGRDVAAEHRALLDAVLARDAGQAQNLLRDHIAHTAQLLISCAPDQPNQAE, from the coding sequence ATGACCAAGAGCGGCGGAGCGACCCGCACCGACGGCATCCACCAGGCGTTGCGCGCCGACATCCTCGCCGGTCGCCTGGTACCGGGCGACCGGCTCAAGTTCCCGGACCTGGCCGACCGCTACCAAGTGAGCGTCGGTGCCACCCGCGAGGCGCTGACGAGACTGGTCGCCGAAGGGCTGGTGATGGCCAGGCCGCGTCAGGGTTACCTGGTCCGGCCGCTGTCCCATCACGATCTAGCCGAGCTGACACAGGCGCGGGCGGAGATCGAATCCCTGGTATTGGGGCTGTCGGTGCGGGAAGGCGACATGCGCTGGGAGGCCGATGCCGTTGCCGCGCACCACCTTCTGGAACGCGCGCCGTATCGCGACCCGGCCGATCCGGACCACCTGTCCGACGAGTGGTCGCAGGCGCACGCGGCCTTCCACCACGCGCTGCTGGCCGGCTGCCGCAACCAGCGGCTGCTCGACGCGGCACGGTCGTTGCGGCAGGAGGCCGAGCTGTACCGGCAGTGGTCGGTGTCTTTGGGCAACGAACCCGGCCGCGACGTCGCCGCCGAGCATCGAGCGCTACTCGACGCCGTGCTCGCGCGCGATGCCGGCCAAGCGCAGAACCTGCTGCGCGACCACATCGCACACACCGCCCAGCTGCTGATCAGCTGCGCACCCGACCAACCCAACCAGGCCGAGTGA
- a CDS encoding amidohydrolase family protein, whose protein sequence is MPTNTLRRPTVLRGGTVLTMDSGRTVLEGHDVLVVDGRIAAIGVGLVVPDGTDEIDARGGVVMPGMVDTHRHMWQTTTRGYGADWTLTQYFVWYYLNWGTKFRPEDIHAGNVLGALEALDAGVTTSVDWSHGLQTIDHADAAVDALASVPGKFVLAYGNIQDAPANWTGTPEFRTFFDRRSGDLEGFQIAFDVTGDPSFPEQPAFEVARDLDLAVTTHAGIRGASGDDALRLIHEHGYSEARTVYVHASTFSADSYARIAATGGSVSVATESEQNAGQGYPATAALRAHGIPISLSQDSCVLGSSDLFSAMRSTLGADRAYEHLQAHARDETVTHVSLHADQVVEWATRGGARALGRDSEIGSIEVGKKADLVLVRNDNSPAMTPILHPHGHIVMQAQRADVDTVLVDGRIVKRDHRLVGVDLASARRAVNATVDHLRAELGEQAWRDGMNPEIPDTKVLDNPYTYTDYRPAATHG, encoded by the coding sequence ATGCCCACGAACACCCTTCGACGTCCGACCGTCCTCCGTGGCGGGACGGTCCTCACCATGGATTCCGGCCGCACTGTGCTGGAAGGGCACGACGTGCTTGTGGTCGACGGCCGGATCGCCGCTATCGGTGTTGGCCTCGTCGTTCCTGACGGCACCGACGAGATCGACGCCCGCGGTGGCGTGGTGATGCCCGGGATGGTCGACACCCACCGGCACATGTGGCAGACCACGACCCGCGGCTACGGCGCGGACTGGACCCTCACCCAGTACTTCGTGTGGTACTACCTGAACTGGGGCACGAAGTTCCGGCCCGAGGACATCCACGCCGGCAACGTCCTCGGCGCGCTGGAGGCGCTCGACGCCGGGGTCACCACCAGCGTGGACTGGTCGCACGGGCTGCAGACCATCGACCACGCCGACGCCGCGGTCGACGCGCTCGCCTCGGTACCGGGGAAGTTCGTGCTGGCCTACGGCAACATCCAGGACGCACCCGCGAACTGGACCGGCACACCCGAGTTCCGCACGTTCTTCGACCGCCGGTCCGGCGACCTCGAAGGCTTCCAGATCGCCTTCGACGTCACCGGCGACCCGAGCTTCCCCGAACAGCCCGCGTTCGAGGTCGCCCGAGACCTCGACCTGGCGGTGACCACCCACGCCGGAATCCGGGGCGCATCAGGCGACGACGCCCTGCGACTGATCCACGAGCACGGCTACAGCGAGGCCAGGACCGTGTACGTGCACGCCTCCACGTTCTCCGCGGACTCCTACGCCCGCATCGCGGCGACCGGCGGATCGGTATCAGTGGCCACCGAAAGCGAGCAGAACGCCGGACAAGGCTATCCCGCGACCGCCGCACTGCGCGCCCACGGCATCCCGATCTCGCTGTCACAAGACAGCTGCGTACTCGGCAGCAGCGACCTGTTCTCCGCCATGCGCTCGACACTCGGCGCCGACCGCGCCTACGAGCACCTGCAAGCACACGCCCGCGACGAAACCGTCACCCACGTCTCCCTGCACGCCGACCAGGTCGTCGAATGGGCCACCCGAGGAGGAGCACGAGCACTCGGACGGGACAGCGAGATCGGCAGCATCGAGGTCGGCAAAAAAGCGGACCTCGTACTCGTCCGCAACGACAACTCGCCGGCGATGACACCGATACTGCACCCGCACGGACACATCGTCATGCAGGCTCAGCGCGCCGACGTCGACACAGTCCTGGTCGACGGCCGGATCGTGAAGCGCGACCACCGCCTGGTCGGCGTCGACCTGGCCAGCGCCCGCCGCGCAGTCAACGCCACCGTCGACCACCTGCGCGCCGAACTCGGCGAGCAAGCCTGGCGCGACGGCATGAACCCCGAAATCCCCGACACCAAAGTCCTCGACAACCCCTACACCTACACCGACTACCGGCCAGCAGCCACCCACGGGTAA
- a CDS encoding fumarylacetoacetate hydrolase family protein, whose product MKLANVDGRAVLLTADDTGIDVETASGGKFGPDLASVYEDWDGFRAWAEQPPAEPDVVFTRAQLGSPSPAPRQIVAIGLNYDAHAAESGFAAPDGLPPTFTKFVSSLTGPDAEVVLPADGNVDWEVELVAVIGRTATRVAESDAWDHVAGVTIGQDLSERVAQLAGPAPQFSLGKSFPNFAPVGPWLVTPDELADRDDLALGCAVDGETMQDGRTGQLIFPVARLISALSRTITLYPGDLLFTGTPAGVGMGRTPQRFLRAGEHLVSRIEGIGEMHQTFVAAQEN is encoded by the coding sequence ATGAAACTGGCCAATGTGGACGGTCGCGCGGTGCTGCTGACCGCCGACGACACCGGAATCGACGTCGAAACGGCGTCGGGCGGCAAGTTCGGCCCCGATCTCGCCTCCGTCTACGAGGACTGGGACGGGTTCCGGGCCTGGGCGGAGCAGCCGCCCGCTGAACCCGACGTCGTCTTCACCCGCGCGCAGCTCGGCTCGCCCTCACCCGCCCCGCGGCAGATCGTCGCGATCGGCCTGAACTACGACGCCCACGCCGCCGAGTCCGGCTTCGCCGCACCGGACGGACTTCCCCCGACGTTCACCAAGTTCGTCTCCTCGCTGACCGGCCCCGACGCGGAAGTCGTGCTGCCCGCCGACGGGAACGTGGACTGGGAGGTGGAACTCGTCGCCGTCATCGGCCGGACCGCCACCCGGGTCGCGGAATCCGACGCGTGGGACCACGTCGCCGGGGTGACGATCGGGCAGGACCTGTCCGAACGCGTCGCGCAACTGGCCGGTCCCGCCCCGCAGTTCAGCCTGGGCAAGTCGTTCCCGAACTTCGCACCGGTCGGGCCCTGGCTGGTCACACCGGACGAGCTGGCGGACCGGGACGACCTGGCGCTCGGCTGCGCGGTCGACGGCGAGACCATGCAGGACGGCCGCACCGGGCAGCTGATCTTCCCGGTCGCCAGGCTGATTTCCGCGCTGTCGCGGACCATCACCCTGTACCCGGGCGACCTCCTCTTCACCGGAACCCCGGCCGGCGTGGGCATGGGCCGCACACCGCAACGGTTCCTGCGGGCCGGCGAGCACCTCGTCAGCCGGATCGAAGGCATCGGTGAGATGCACCAGACATTCGTTGCCGCACAGGAGAACTGA
- a CDS encoding VOC family protein, whose translation MSMHRLTRVTMGVPNVAETIAYYADFGLTHLGDGAFTTREGGEQLRVRHAASRRLLELGVGVDDLDDLARTASRLNDLGVAGGADGTAVTAIEPVSGFTVRVEIAPRIVQQPVPATPYNGPGRIERFGRAPGVLREDPIRPKKLGHCVVGTTDLDATMRFFTEGLGFKVSDYIGDKGAFMRCSVDHHNVLALAAPVNFLHHTSWQVDDIDDVGRGAAAMLAGNPDRHVWGLGRHHAGSNFFWYLKDPAGNFSEYYADMDCIPEDEIWTPEVFEGAQGLFSWGPPPPPSFLEPDDLAALMTGQHAPSR comes from the coding sequence ATGAGCATGCACCGCCTCACCCGGGTCACGATGGGTGTCCCGAACGTCGCGGAAACCATCGCCTACTACGCCGATTTCGGGCTCACCCACCTCGGTGACGGGGCCTTCACCACCCGCGAAGGCGGCGAGCAGCTGCGTGTCCGGCACGCCGCATCCCGTCGGTTGCTCGAACTCGGAGTGGGCGTCGACGACCTCGACGACCTCGCGCGGACCGCGTCACGGCTGAACGACCTCGGCGTGGCCGGTGGCGCGGACGGCACCGCGGTCACCGCGATCGAGCCGGTTTCCGGGTTCACCGTCCGCGTCGAGATCGCGCCGAGAATCGTGCAGCAGCCCGTCCCGGCCACCCCCTACAACGGGCCCGGCCGCATCGAGCGGTTCGGCCGCGCGCCCGGAGTGCTGCGCGAGGACCCGATCCGGCCCAAGAAACTCGGCCACTGCGTGGTGGGCACGACCGACCTCGACGCCACCATGCGGTTCTTCACCGAGGGACTCGGCTTCAAGGTCAGCGACTACATCGGGGACAAAGGCGCCTTCATGCGCTGCTCGGTCGATCACCACAACGTGCTGGCGCTCGCGGCACCGGTGAACTTCCTGCACCACACGTCCTGGCAGGTCGACGACATCGACGACGTCGGACGAGGCGCGGCGGCGATGCTGGCCGGCAACCCCGACCGCCACGTCTGGGGCCTCGGCAGGCACCACGCGGGATCCAACTTCTTCTGGTACCTCAAGGATCCGGCGGGAAACTTCAGCGAGTACTACGCCGACATGGACTGCATCCCCGAGGACGAGATCTGGACCCCGGAAGTCTTCGAAGGCGCCCAGGGACTGTTCAGCTGGGGCCCGCCCCCACCGCCGTCGTTCCTGGAACCCGACGACCTCGCCGCGCTCATGACCGGACAACACGCACCCTCCCGGTGA
- a CDS encoding SRPBCC family protein, which yields MTTALYAPQIPDNLNIRFVENRIVINRPAQDVYDWVTTWSNLPKWLPMAIGTEVQRGKEDVPAELGDVLLETIQPELNEKPKLYTVVARVPGKLWTVVGRDVLDDGTLAPAMHAIATFTTFDLGDGTTLFCRLFERLIPDTEPAGPHPVEDPARIQPGLELIKAHLEGTAG from the coding sequence ATGACAACCGCCCTGTACGCGCCCCAGATCCCGGACAACCTGAACATCCGGTTCGTCGAAAACCGCATCGTCATCAACCGCCCGGCACAGGACGTGTACGACTGGGTGACCACCTGGTCGAACCTGCCGAAATGGCTGCCGATGGCCATCGGCACCGAGGTGCAACGCGGCAAGGAGGATGTCCCCGCCGAACTGGGCGACGTACTACTCGAAACCATCCAGCCGGAACTGAACGAAAAGCCGAAGCTCTACACCGTGGTCGCACGCGTCCCCGGCAAACTGTGGACGGTAGTCGGCCGGGACGTGCTCGACGACGGCACCCTGGCCCCGGCGATGCACGCCATCGCCACCTTCACCACCTTCGACCTCGGCGACGGGACAACCCTGTTCTGCCGCCTGTTCGAACGACTGATCCCGGACACCGAACCCGCCGGCCCGCACCCGGTCGAAGACCCGGCACGCATCCAGCCCGGCCTGGAACTGATCAAGGCACACCTCGAAGGCACAGCCGGATAA